CCCGATCGCACCACCGCGCCTCTACGCTCGAACTGACCCGAGCTGTGCTTCCAACTCGGCGATGCGAGATTTCAACGGCGCAACGGCCTCCTCCACCTCGTCGAGGGAATAGCGCGGGGTGATGTACTTCGGGCAGTTCCAGTCGTAGGACACCACCTCAATAGTGACGACCCGCTCCACCTTGTTCCGCGTGTCTCCCTGCGTGAGGCGCTCAACGAGTGCCGCATTCCCCTGAGCATCTTCCACCCGCGCATAACCAAGAATTTTCAACCGTTCCCGGTTCTTATAGTCCATGAGAAACAGCGCCACCCGGTTGTTCACATGGAGGTTTCCCGTGCTGAGGAGCTGTCGGTTTCCCCGATAATCAGCGAACGCGAGCGTGGCGGGATCAAGGATTTTTAAGAAGCCTTTCGGCCCGCCCCGGTGCTGGACATAGGGCCAACCCTGTTCGCCGACTGAACCCAGATAGAAACTGTCGCGATCCGCGATGAAGCGAGCCTCGGCTTCGCCGAGTGGATCGCGGTCAGGAACATCGGTGATCGTCGATGCATGTCCGTAGTACCGTCGCTGCGCTGAGCGGACCGACTCGGTCATCGTCATCTGTAGATATTTTCCCGCCATCGTCTTGCCCTCCGTCGGGCGGGTGGGAAGGCGGGCTGAGGCCGTCTTCCCACCACCCCTGCTCGACCGGTCAAAACACCAGCACGCTCCATCCGTCCGCCAGGTAGCGCCTAAGACTCAAGAGGCCCGAAGTTCCCGGCAACGCATTGTCGTTCACGCTCGCCACTCCACAGGACTTCACGCTCTCCGTCGCCCCGAATACCTCGGCACAGGCGCACGATGCGCCCTGGACCACATCGCGTACGGATTGATAGAGCGCATGAGCCGGATGCGTCAGCTTGGTCAACTCCGCCGGCCACCTGGTGCCTGGCCCGTTGAACAACACGGCGACTTCGTCGCCTTTCTGCTTCGATTCAGCAGCCAGGGCAAGCGCATTGAATACGCGTCCCAGCGCCTCCTCCGCGCCGCTCTTGGGATCGGACAATATGACGATTGCTGTTTTCATTGTTCCTCCTGCTTCAACTGATCATGAGTGAATAAAAGAACGTACTTCCTGAATCTCCTCAAACCCTCTGTCCCTTAGTCGCAGGCGCAGGACGAAGAGGCGCACTCGTTTGAGAGAGAGACCTCCGGAAAGTCGATAACGGTCCCGGCGACATGATTGATGTAATTACTGAAAATATTCAGCGCGACATGGGCAATCGCCTCCACGATCTCGCCGTCTGTTAATCCGGCCTGACGCGCTTGTTTGAGCTCGGTCGATTCCAGCACCCCTCGCCGGGCAACGATACCTTGCGCCAATTTGAGGATGGCCTCGGTCCGCTGATCGACCGCAGTGGCCTTCCGAGCATCGGCCAGCTCCTGCTGGGTCAACCCGAGCTTGCCCCCAAGAAACGAGTGTGCACTGAGGCAGTAGGCACATTGATTGGTTTCAGCAACCGTCAGGGCAAGCTGTTCACGGACTTTAGGACTGAAACCTCCGTCTGCGAGGGCCGCACTAAAGCTGAGATATCCCTTCAGTGCGGCAGGCGCATTACCCAGCACTCGAATGAGGTTAGGCACGGCGCCGAGTTTTCCCTGCACGCCGTCGAAGAGATGTTTGGCCTGGCCGCTTGTGGTCTGAGGATCGAGCGGTGCGATGCGAGTCATGAGAACCTCCTTGAACAGTGAGAGTTGCCCGCGCTTCAATTCGCGCGATTGATTCTCCTGTTCAGCAGAAGCTGTGCCATGGAGCATGAATGCCTAAGCCATTGATAACTAACTACCTACTGAGCAAATCATGAAAACAAAGCCCTACAACTATTCGTAATCTACGATTATTCGTTGAAT
The Candidatus Nitrospira nitrosa DNA segment above includes these coding regions:
- a CDS encoding pyridoxamine 5'-phosphate oxidase family protein, which codes for MAGKYLQMTMTESVRSAQRRYYGHASTITDVPDRDPLGEAEARFIADRDSFYLGSVGEQGWPYVQHRGGPKGFLKILDPATLAFADYRGNRQLLSTGNLHVNNRVALFLMDYKNRERLKILGYARVEDAQGNAALVERLTQGDTRNKVERVVTIEVVSYDWNCPKYITPRYSLDEVEEAVAPLKSRIAELEAQLGSVRA
- a CDS encoding DsrE family protein, which encodes MKTAIVILSDPKSGAEEALGRVFNALALAAESKQKGDEVAVLFNGPGTRWPAELTKLTHPAHALYQSVRDVVQGASCACAEVFGATESVKSCGVASVNDNALPGTSGLLSLRRYLADGWSVLVF
- a CDS encoding carboxymuconolactone decarboxylase family protein, coding for MTRIAPLDPQTTSGQAKHLFDGVQGKLGAVPNLIRVLGNAPAALKGYLSFSAALADGGFSPKVREQLALTVAETNQCAYCLSAHSFLGGKLGLTQQELADARKATAVDQRTEAILKLAQGIVARRGVLESTELKQARQAGLTDGEIVEAIAHVALNIFSNYINHVAGTVIDFPEVSLSNECASSSCACD